From the Kribbella sp. CA-293567 genome, the window CGCAAGCAAGTAGACCCAGTGCTGTGGGAGGAACTGGTCGAGCGGCCGTTCGGTGAGGTCGTGGAGCGCCGGTTCAAGGACGACACCGTACGAGGCGTGGTGGCGACCGACTCGGTCATCGGCACCTTCGCCGGGCTGCACGACGAGTCGCTGATCCAGAACCGCTGCTTCCTCTACCACCTGATCGGCAACGGCACCGGCGAGTGGCGGGTGCCCGTCGGCGGCATGGGCGCGGTCACCGACGCCCTCGCCAAGGCAGCCCGCCAGGCAGGCGCCTCGCTGGTCGTCGACGCCGCTGTGACCTCGGTGGAAGCCGACGGCAAGCGCGGCTCGGTGACCTGGCTCGGCGGTGACGGAGAGCGATCCGTCGACTGCTCGTACGTGCTCGCCAACGTCGCGCCCGCGACGCTCGACGCGCTGCGTGGCCGGCCGGTCGTGGCCAAGCCCGAAGGCTCGCAACTGAAGATCAACCTGCTGCTCTCCCGGCTCCCCCGACTGCGGAGCGGCGACGATCCCACCAAGGCGTTCGCGGGCACCTTCCACATCGACGAGGACTACAGCCAGCTCGAGACGGCGTACCGGTCGGCCGCCGGCGGCTCGCTGCCCGCCGTACCGCCGTCGGAGGTGTACTGCCACTCCCTCACCGACCCGTCCATCCTCAGCCCCGAACTCGTTGCCTCAGGCCACCAAACCCTGACCGTCTTCGGCGTCCACTTCCCGAGCCGCTTGTTTGCCGCCGACAACGAGGCGGCCCGGGCCGAGTCCGTCCGCCGCACACTGGCCGGCCTGGAGTCCTACCTGGCCGAACCGCTCGACCCCTGCATCGCCCGCGACCCCGACGGCAACCCCTGCATCGAGGCCAAGACCCCGCTCGACATCGAGGAATCCGTCGGCATGCCGGGCGGCCACATCTTCCACGGCGACCTGCAGTGGCCCTGGGCCGAAGACGACTCCCAAGCCGGCCGCTGGGGCGTCGAGACCGACGTCGCCAACCTCCTGATCTGCGGCTCCGGCGCCCGCCGCGGCGGCGCCGTCAGCGGCATCGCCGGCCACAACGCCGCCCAGGCCGTCCTCACCCAACGCCCCTGAAGAACCGATTTCACATCCACCCGAATCCCCTGCTAAGCTCCTCTTCGTTCGAAGGCAACACCGCAAAACTGAACATGCGCCGCTAGCTCAATTGGCAGAGCAGCTGACTCTTAATCAGCGGGTTCGGGGTTCAAGTCCCTGGCGGCGCACCAACACCTAAGCCCTGGCAGACATCGCAATCTGTTCCAGGGCTTTCGTGTATCTCGCGCACACCACTGACCCACCACGCTGGCGAGCCTCGCTCTCAGCCGAGGCCCCGGCGGCCGATCCCGCATCCTCCATCGCCCAGATCTGCGATCACCCGCGCCTTCACCGTTTCGTGACTGTGTGTCACCTCACACCTCCTCCGGAAACAACTCAAGCCGACGAAACAGTCGTCCGGGCCGACCTGGTCACCTTCGTGCTCGGCACCGGCGCCCGTATCGGCGAATCCCTCGCCGTCCTCTGGTTCCAAGTCGACCTCGACGCAGCCATCGTCGACATCAGCCACACCATCGCCCGCGTCGAAGGCACAGGCCTCACCCGCGAAGAAGTCGCCAGAACTCTCGACTGGCCCAAAAACAGAATCCAACCCATCGAATCAGCTGTCCCGGCTCTTCAGCCCTCTGGTCTCGCAGCGGACCGTTCGCCGGGAGGACTTCCATATCGCGCTGACGGCGCCGGATCTTGACGAGGAACTGCCGACGCTGTGGCTCGAGGTCGATCTGGAGTTTCCCGAGGCGGGCGACGAAGACCCGCACGCAGCCGTGCCGCCGTTCTTCGCGCACATGTCGATCGATGCCGAGGGCAGCGTTCCTTCGGTCCGGATCCGGCTGACCGCGTACAGTCGGGTCAGCCCGGTGTCTTCACAATCACAGTCGGCGCGCTTTGGTTGCTACGCCACCCCGCTCGCGCGCACCCCCGCAGCTGAGGCCAGTAGTTCGCGGGTGTAGGGGTGTTGCGGGTCGGCCAGTACGTCGGTTGTCGGGCCCTGCTCGACGATGCGGCCTTGGTACATGACGACGACGCGGCTGGCGACGTACCGGACGACGGCCAGGTTGTGGGAGATGAAGAACATCGACA encodes:
- a CDS encoding phytoene desaturase family protein, whose product is MRDFYDVVIVGGGHNGLVAASYLAGAGLSTLVLEQQAHTGGAAVSQQVFPGVDARLSRYSYLVSLLPDKIVADLGLSLELRSRSVASYTPVRRDGRDLGLMVERPEGAATRESFRALTGSDSEYGAWTSFYDSVASLASVVAPTLLEPLTTVAAIRKQVDPVLWEELVERPFGEVVERRFKDDTVRGVVATDSVIGTFAGLHDESLIQNRCFLYHLIGNGTGEWRVPVGGMGAVTDALAKAARQAGASLVVDAAVTSVEADGKRGSVTWLGGDGERSVDCSYVLANVAPATLDALRGRPVVAKPEGSQLKINLLLSRLPRLRSGDDPTKAFAGTFHIDEDYSQLETAYRSAAGGSLPAVPPSEVYCHSLTDPSILSPELVASGHQTLTVFGVHFPSRLFAADNEAARAESVRRTLAGLESYLAEPLDPCIARDPDGNPCIEAKTPLDIEESVGMPGGHIFHGDLQWPWAEDDSQAGRWGVETDVANLLICGSGARRGGAVSGIAGHNAAQAVLTQRP